GCAAAatactttcttgaaaaataCAGGTGATTCCTTCTTAAGAATCACAGCTGATGGAGATTTTCCACATGTATGAAGATAATACTTCTTTGAGAACCACAGCCTATGATGACTTTTTCGCAATGCATGAATTTTTGCGATGCAAGGATGTTTTCCGATGCATGGAGATTTTCTTGCTATGCATGATTTTCTCGCGATGCATGATTTTTTTTCGCTATACATGAAGATTTTTGTGATGCATGAAGATAGTACTCGCGATGCATAAAGATTTTTCTCGTTGTGCATGAATATAATACTTCTTTGAGATCGACAGCATATGATGACTTTCTGCAATGCATGAATATTTTTCCATGCATGGAGATTTTTTCGCTATGCATGATTTTCTCGCTATGCATGAAGATTTTTTCGCTATGCATGAAGATAGTACTTGCGATACATGAAGATTTTTCTCGCTTTGCATGGAGatgcttttttatttttttttacttttttatgcATGAAGATTTTTCTGTGATGCATGAATCTCTCGTGAtgcatgaatatttttttgctATGCATGAAGATTTTCTCACTATGCCTGATGACACAGATGATGTCTCCCCAGTATCAAACGAAGATAATGCTTCACTGAGTAATGTAGATGATCTTTAGGGTGGCGGTATCGTCCCAtttgataatataatataagtaatCCTCAGGGTAAGAATAGTATCATATCTGATAACATGACGTAAATAAATGTCTTCTAGGTATCTTAAttgttgaaaaaataataatattgctTTTTTCGAGGTTTTCATTTGTTCCATCTCTGAACACAGTCGTATATTCTTTATGGATCTCACGTCACTAATAATTTGGGTGAACTAATGTAGCTCATATTCCTAATTCCTTGGtataagaaggaaaaaaaaaattctacatcCACAGAGAAATTGTTAGTTTAAAATGAACTGATCTGTATTGACTCATTCGATTGTCTACTCCTCATCCCGCTATCTCCGATTGATTTCTCCAATCCCTGCTTCTTTTATAGATAAGACACAACATTTTTATGTAGAATAATTTAAACAGGAAAATTTTTTCAAGGAAAGTAGGTTTTCaatagtaatattttaaaatgtcacTACCAAGTGTCATCACGTCAAGCTCAGCGAGCGTCATTGAGATTTGAAATTCCAGGGTCTATCTTATAACTCATTCAAAAAATTTGCAAATTCTTTGAACCTTGAGAATTTTTAAATTGTCCTCCCAAAACCTGCGATACTTATGAAGTTTTGCAATTGATCCTAAGCTCTGACAGTACTAAACATGGTCGAAGTTGATTTTGGGCATCTAACGATGGTGGGGATCATTTGAAGTGAACttcaaatttatgatcatattaAAGGTATTTGAAGTTATCTTCGAACTTCATACAATGCTTGATGAAATTTTTGAGGTCATTCTCAAAAATTTCTGTTCCGGTTAGATATCTTAGTGAATCTCAAACTTATAGAAAGAAGATTTGCAGAATTTTTGAGACCCTTCTCAAAAATTTTGTCTCAGTTGAAACTTTCAATGTACCTCCATTCTTGACTTGCTGGACAAAAATCTTCCGTTTGAGAATTTTTGAGTTCCTTTCAAAAATTCTTTCTCGATTTCTATTGTAAAGGGAATAGAAATATTATGAGGGTATCACCGAGGCCGActacgtatctcattcttgagaattcaggtcaAACGTAGTTCAAATACAAAAAGGGATATTGAAAATAGATAAAGTGGTGATCGAAGCCAACATAGGCCACCCACATATCTCATACTTGAGAATTCATGTCGGACGTAGTTCATTAAAAAGGGacaattaaaaacaaataagcataaaattaattacaagCAAATGATGCAATTACagggaaaataaaagaaaactctAAACTTCAAAGGTAGTATCTCTTGACAGCATCTGATTTGATTGGTTTCAGCCACTCTTGACCATCCATTTCTGACAATATTAGGGCATCTCCAAATAATACTTTGAGAACCATATATTGTCCTTGCCAATTTGGTGCGAACTTTCCTTTATACTCATCTTGATGTGGAAAAATGTGTTTGAGAGCCAATTGACCAACTTCAAACATTCTTGGTCTCACTCGTTTGTTGAAAGCACAACTCATCCTTTGATAGTACAATTGACCATGGCAAATATCGGTCATTCTTTTTTCATCAATCAAGGCCAAATGCTCAATTTGATGGCAAACCCAATTGACATTACTCAATTTAGCTTCTTGAATGATTCTTAACAAAGGTATTTTGACTTCGGTAGGTATGACTGCTTCCATCCCATACACTAACAAGTATGGTGTTCCTCCAATTGATTTTCTAACTATCGTACGATAACACAACAAAGGATATGGTAGCATTTCATGTCAATCTCGGTGATTGTCAATCATTTTCCTTAAGatcattttgatattctttttGGCATCTTCTACGGCTCCATTCATTTGTAGACGATAAGCAATTGAGTTTCGATGAGTGCTCTTGAATTGATCACATATCTCTTCCGTCAAATGACTATTGAGATTTGTTCCGTTATCAGTAATGATGGAATTCGGTATTCCAAACCTGCATATTAAATTATTGAGGATGAAATTGGCTACTACCTTCTTCATTACAAATTTATACGAGGGTGCTTCCACCCACTTGGTAAAGTAATCGATGGCCACTAGGATAAATCTATGTCCGTTAAAGGCAGCTGGATCTATTGGACCAATTATATCAATGCCCCAAGCTACAAACAGCCAAGGAGAACTCATAACATTGAGTTCATGAGGAGGTACTCGAATTAAATAAACTTTACATTGATGGCATTTTTGCACATACTTACAAAAATCATGGTCCATAGTCATCCAAAAATAATTGGCTCAAAAGATCTTctttgccaaggtaagcctaTTCATATGAGTCCACAAACTCCAGCGTGAATTTGTTTAATAAGCTTCAAGGCTTCAATAGCATTAACACATCTGAGAAGTCCCATATCTGGATTCCTCCTATAAAGGATTTCCccacttggaaagaaattgtTAGCTATTCTATATTGCCTTCTTTTGATTGAATGTCGCATTTTCTagttaagtttcagtttttaGATACTTCTTTATGTCAAAATACCAAGGCCT
This Solanum dulcamara chromosome 1, daSolDulc1.2, whole genome shotgun sequence DNA region includes the following protein-coding sequences:
- the LOC129893175 gene encoding uncharacterized protein LOC129893175 gives rise to the protein MEAVIPTEVKIPLLRIIQEAKLSNVNWVCHQIEHLALIDEKRMTDICHGQLYYQRMSCAFNKRVRPRMFEVGQLALKHIFPHQDEYKGKFAPNWQGQYMVLKVLFGDALILSEMDGQEWLKPIKSDAVKRYYL